The nucleotide window GGAACGTCTGAGACAACAAGCAGGAGATACGGGTGGCTAAGCTCATGGTGCCGGCCTGATAAGGGGAAGGCAAAGAGCGGCGGTGGCAATTTGCAGGAGGACTCGGGAGGAATGCAAGGGAATTCAGGGAGGACGGATGGGTGGGGTTGGCAGTGGTGTTTTGCCCTTTGGCTGGCCGGCTGTCTGGAaggcgtgtgtgtgcgcggTAGAAGGAAGGTATTTGTGGGAATTGGTATTATACCTGCTAACGGCCTACCGGTGGGAGTACGTTAGGGATTATGTTGCCCGAGAGGTAGGCGGCTAGATTACATGGTCACTCGAAAAAAGATGTTGACCGTTAGGATGCCTGACTGTGTTAGGGCATCGTCTCGCCACGTGATGTTGAAGAGGATGTCGGTCGCGCAGCAAGTATTAGTGCGATAGATGGGCCGGAGAGGCTTGGTAGAGTAGTGTTCCGCGATGAGTAGTAGGTAAGAAGTATTGTCGTCTATCATCTATCACACAAGCTTATTTATGTATGGCTGGCTGTCTATCATCAAAGAGCTTGTTAGAAACACGTCAATCTCATCCCttcagggggggagggtggcaAGCTGCCGGACGCTCTGGCATTGGATGCCGACCGAACCTTTGGTTGAGAAAGGCTCGCAACCAGggccttttcctcctcctcctcatcccctcGCCCACACCGCCATCAGATATCCCTTGGCGACCGATTGGATATATGGACATATATATGTAGATATATACATGGGACCAAATGATGTTTTAAAAGGAGGTGGTGTCTCCTAGACGACGTGCGAGTTACGCAGGGAGGGAGGCTTGACATTCCTAACCCTTCATTCGGTAGagacctacctacctatctatGGGGACCGGGGAAGATGCGTGGTTATTTCCTTCCTCCTGTGTTGTGAGTCTCATCCCGCCTTCCTCAGCCTGGCACTTGCCTTGCCTCTTTAACAGTTTGACAGACACACACGCGCGCATGTAGATGCACAACATATCCCTCGACTAGTTGCCACCGGAAAACCCCGGTCCACATTCCACCGCCGCCATTATCATCAACAGCTCCAACCCCCAATCCGGCGCCTCACAGCTCAGAGGGGCTCGCTCGGCAGTATGACATTCCACGGCTCCTGCCTTCCCTTACCGGGCGATGGACAATGCTTTGTCCCCTCTTGCACGTGTCCAACTTCCGCTCTGTACGACATTGGCCGACCTCATGCCATCTCATGTCAGAGCAACGCCCCTTCTCCCCTTTTCCTGAGCCAGAGCTGACATGCTACCGATTTTATCTATCTCTGTATCCACAGGCAACAGGTGGCCCACACTCATACGGGCCGTTGGTTACACACATGCATATATGTCACTAGGTGCTACAGACTCACTCAAGCTTCAGTTTTCAGTCTCAGAGGTATTGGTGTCTCTTGCCTCTCGCGCGACTTTTGCTGCCCTTACACTCATATCTGCATACATAATGATCCTATTAGAGGCAGAATAGCGTCAGTCTATCCATCTCTAGTCTTTCTCTAAATTTTCTTTAGGAATTGTTTTATTCTTTATAGAGATGAAGATAAAAGAAGAACGATCTACCACTAGCTCTCACCTCGTATAAGCATATACTAACACCACTACGCACTCGATGGAGGACTAATTTAAAAGGAACGGGCATAAAAGCGAGACCGAGCAAAGTCGTGCTTTAAGATTAGAAGCATGGTGAGGATTAAGCTGACGTGCTTCGCAGGCGGATGAACTTATGATGTAGGACAAATTACTAATAGCCCTTTGAATTAAGATCAACTTACAAAAATCCACACTCCGCTACTGAAGTAGCctcctacctacctagcgGATGGTAACAGTAGGTTTCATGGCTGCCACTGAGTTCACCTCTTCGTGGAACTCGTTGAAACTCCGCAAAGTTTTAAACATCTGCTGAGAAGACGATGCTTCAAAGAAGCATAAATGCCTCCATCATGAGAAATATAAAAGAGCCCTGCGCATCCGTGGAATTCAAATGTAGCATGCAGGTACCATACTTCAAGTTTTCAACTCTCTCTTGAGTAAACTCTAGTCATGCCTTATATTCCTTTCAcacagtgggcggcggtgcttGAGCAGCACGGCAAGCCTCCCGTCATTGTTGAAGACAGACCGATCCCAGAAGCCGTTCCTGGCAGTATCGTTGTTAAGGTCCTAGCCACACCAGTATCACGTTACGCGAGAACCGCGATCGACGGCACGATCCCTGCTCCCCTCCTCGATACGCCCTTTGTCCCGTGCCCAAGAGCTCTCGGATACGTGTACAAGGCCGGCAGTGGCACAACGTCCTTTAGGGAGGGAGACTTGGTGCACGTCGAGCCTGCAGTCATGGCTCGCGATGATCCAAACGTATTCATCATGCAAGGACACGTCAAGGGGCTGCCTAGCGACAAGACTGACAGATTGGCCAAAGGAGAGTTTCGTGACGGTGCTCTTCAACAGTATCAGCGCGTCCCACTCGAGAATGTCTACCATATAGACGAGACACTCATCAGAAAGTTGGGCGTCGACCTGATCAACCTCGTCTCCATCAGCGCATTTTCTCCAGCCGCCGGAGCCATATTTGAGTCAGCGAACCTCAAAGTCTGCGACACAATCATCATTGGGCCATCGGGTGGGTCGTTTGGTGGAAGTGCTGTTGAGTTGGCCTTGGCGGTTGGAGCAAGCGTCGTTGCTCTTGGACGTAACGCGGAATTGTTACAAGCCACGGAGCAGAGCTTGAAGTGTTTCTCGGCTCAGCACCGTTCTCATgacgggcgacgtcgagaccgacgccgCTGCTATACCCGTGGCCACGCCTGGTGGTGGAGGGGCAGACATTTTCAACGATTGGTCTCCAGGTGGTGTCACTGTCGCTCCCTTTCCACCATCGGCTATTCGAGCGCTCAAACGAGGCGGGCGAATCGTGATCAGCGGCGGAGCTTACGGCTTCTTGGAAGTTCCGTACATATCAATGGTGTTCAATAAGTTATCGGTCGAGGGCTCCTTCATGTACAATCGCGAGTCTATGATAAGACTAATTCACATGATCGAATCAGGACAGCTTGATATCGGCACTGGAAGTGGCACTCGGGTTCGAAAGTTTGGAATCGACGAGGTTGACAAAGCTATCGTCGCCACTGAGAAAACAACTCGGTGGAGGAGCCACACTGTTGTTACTCCCAACCTAATAGACTCGTAGCTGAATAGTGTTCTTGTTGGAATGCCAATCGGATTATCGCTAGGAAAGTGGAGACGATGGACTATATGGACCAATCAGATCACACTgatccgccgccgccaggtcGGCCATATCACGGCCTCCGTCGACTCCTGCCCTTCACTTAGACTCTTCCTTCAACACACCCAAAAATCTACGAATAACCTCGTCTTTCGAGAAAAGTTCATTCACTAGAGTGAACTGTGATACCAACAAGTACTAATTGAGATCGTATTGCCGCTCGCCACCAAGAGCCCATCTAAGAACCTAAAGGCATGCCTAGGTATACTGGGAGTGTGTAGGGACATTCCCTAACAGGATCAGAACTAGTAAATGCTCCTAGATCCCCTGTCTAAGGGGGACCACCAGGGACGGGTGTAGTGTTCAACCACCGGTCTCCGGTCCAGCGAACATACTGACGACCGTAAACTCGGAGCCTGTTGCGGACGGTGTACGCTGTCTGAGCCTGGATTTTCCACGACGCGAAATATTCGTTTGCACTCCCAGGGCACGTGTAGCTGTTGCCAGTTGCGATTGACGTCTCAACCGCGAAACCCCCATTGAGCCACTGCCAAGCCGTTGCGGAGGCTGTCCAACCGATAGTAAAGGAGCCGCTGGTGGCCCAATTGACTTCGCAGCCATTTCTACTTCACGAAAGACTTGCGCTAAGCTGGATATTGAACGGATTTTGGTGCGGGTTACCATTGCCAGCAAGATAGGTCTTCCCCCTATTAGGGATGCTGCATTGACGTGGTGCAAGCGTGGAGTTGTCCGGAAGTCCGAGAGACTGCTCAATGGAAAGAAACTCTGGTCTTCGGTGAAACCCATCCAGGATAGCCTCCAGACCCGATCTCTCCCCAGTGCCTGCAGATTTCATCGACTTACACTCAGGGAGGTTGCGGCGGTTCAGTGGAAGCAGATCGAGGGCAGCTTGGAGTACCAGCTCACAGTTCACAGCAGTTTCCACGTCGTTGTGGATGTAGCCACAAAATAACAACTAAGATTTCAGGATCATCTAGAACCCTGGATTCCTCCCACGAGCTGATATATATGGAGGTGTATTCACATAATTTTTACTGGGGTTCGAAAAGCGATAGTGTATTATTGGATCGATCTTTATTTCCATTTTCAAGAAGCAGACAGCAGCAAAGAGTTCCTATTAGGATCGATGCATATATTGTTATGTGCAGGGGCTATGTGCTAGCAATCTATACCCAACGTCTTTGTTGAGATGGTGGTCTTGTTGGCTCTAACACTCTGCATTGATGGAGGGCTGTCCTCGGTGGGGAAAGAGGTTGAGATTTGTCGCCGCCCTCACTAGTCTGATGTGCTTGCTCCCTGTCTGTCCCGGAGGAATACCCCGTTTCAGCTAACGTAAATTCTCAGAGGAGACAACACTTCTGGAGGAACTGGCGCAAAGCTAGGTATCAGGCTTAATTCGGATCCGGCGGGCCTCGGGCCCCACGGCCGCGATTGCCCCATCAGGTAATGAACCCCACCATGGGCACCCCGGCTAGCCCTTTGACCCTTACTGCCCTGCGCCTGCCCCACGGCAGGCCTAATTAACCTACCAACTGAACATAACCACCAACGAAGAGAACCAACCGAGCATATCCACCACTGTGAATAGTGGCACTTGGCCCCAAGGCTCAACCAATCGATCAGCTGTGGAAACCAACACCTTCCTGTTTGGACGAGAATGACCGAGCACGCCATTAGTATTTGAGGTCACTTGTGGCTTTTCTACCGGTAGAGGCCTGGCCAGTAATGGCGTGCTTGACTTTTAGAAGTCGGAGGGAGTTTTAGATAGCGGTGACTGCCTTGGCGATATGGGTTCTGAACCGACTCCATCCTTATACGTGCTTTGGTCCACCCGAGCAGTCCCACAGAGACGTTGCAACCAACGGTCGAATTTCTTTTCGCACGCAACAGGTGAACGAATTCCATCCTGCTGTGATTTATTTATACGAGAGAGGCGCTCGATTGCTATCTagaagcccccccccccccctttctgcATTCGCTCGCTTCTTGCGCCCCTGGGTCTGCGATCCCCCGTTCCTCAGCTATCTACTTTCCATCACGTTCAACTGCAGCACGCCAAGTCAAAATGTCCTCCAACATCAGCTGTCCAGACGCTTCTACCCTACCCACATTCGACGACCTGTCCGGCTTGCCCAGGAATGTTAGCGTTGGCTTCGTGCCCGTCGGCAGAAACGGTTCGCACGAGGCGATGAGTAGCTGCTGTTcgcccgaggccgtcaaTGTCGCTAGCGACTGCTACTACTGGTGCGAACTACCAACGGATGGCCTCAACGGCTTTGCCTCGTGTCTCGTCCGTCGTGGGATGGCGAAAGGGATCGTCGGTGTGCATGCGAGCAGTGCCGCCAGCTCGACAACTGGGCGAAACTTGACGGGACTCATACTGTGGGCGTTGTTTGTCACAAGCGCGCTGCGCCTGTAATTTGGTCCCGGAAGAGAAATGGTAGAGCAGGAGGTGGCGTTGTGCCCATACGCGTGGGAGGGTTGTCGGGACGCCAAATCACGACCTGGATGTTTTCATTAAGGCGTGGAACGGGTTGTCGATGTTTACTCAACTGCGTCTTTTCGATGATTAGACTTGCAGTACAGCTAGGCAAAACTGGGAGATGGAAGACGCTAGACTTGGCAATCtaggaggaagagaaagggagaggtTTAATGGTCGCTTGGTCAGGCAGCTTCCCATCTACATGTAGGAAGGTATGTTGAGACATACTCAATACCACAATATTgccccccttttttcccccggAGTTCCACTGATTTGTTCGATATAACCAGCCCATTTCACCAACTCTTTTCAACTTGCTGCCGATTTGTTCAGGAAGTCAACACACCCATCTCTCTTCGTTCTATCCTTCCTATGCGGACGTGAAGTATGCACTCAGGGTATGCAACGTTGATCAGAGTTGCCTGGGAGATTCTCGGGATTCTTACAGCTTGCATACTTCCATAACACTTGTGCGTTGCCCATTTTTACTGTCCGTGACCTGGGCAATACCATGCAGCGAAGTCGTCGCATGGAGGGAAGCGTCCGCTCGAGCTCGTTCGTTCTGGCTTCAGTAGCTGCTGTTTGCCCCGGGCCGTCAATATCACTAGCGACTGCTACTACTAGTGCGAACTACCACGAGTATAACATCCTTGTTTTCAATTGTTAGCTTAGCGCTGTGATCTACACCAACCCCTGACATCCCGCCGAAAGCATAGCCGCCCTCCCGAGCACGGCACAGGCCGAGGGTCGGAAGCGGAAGTGGGGTACGGAAGAAAACATGGGTCGATCCTCCGTTTTGACCCTGCTGAGTCATCGGACATCACTCACGTAGATAAGACTGTACTCACTGGCTCgtctatgggagagcgggCGGGATCCCAAGTTTTCCAGTGGGAATGTGTTGCAGTGAGATGCGAAAGTTGATCATGTACCAGAAACAAAAGTTGCAAGCAGATTTGGCATGAAGGAAAGAGTTCAGAGGGTTTCCATCTCGTGCCTGGTTGTTTGTATTCTCTGTCAACGACGTTGCGGCAGATGGACAAGTCGTTCATTGTGAGCCGGAGGTCGCCAAAAGAGGCCTACGCCGGGATTTCGCAGTCCCGTCTTATGTTGCTCCACACCACCGGCTTCGTTTCGGCCGGTGGACTGCCCCGCTCCTTCGGCCCCAGACCGGCGCTGGCGGCAGCATGCAGCTGACCCTTTACCTCACTTACAGCACCTCAATTCCCATGAATCTCTCTTTCACAAACCCTCATCCTCCCCATGCATGTAGCCAAGTGAGCCCTGCCACTTCCGTGACCCCGCACGCTCTCTCCCTTGCTGGCTACACGGAGGGCGAGCGAGGGGAGAGATCAAGATCACCGTCCTCAGCGTCTCTTTCCAGGACCTTCCCCGCGCTTCCTGCTGCCACCCTCCGGCACACCTAGCCGATCAGACTGTTGCACCCGCCATCGTCATGTCCCCCCTAATTGGGTCCCGTCGCCCGTCTTGACTCGCTTTCTCGTTTACGCCTGCTTCCGTCCTTGGTAGGCGAAGGGCTTTACTCTCTTTGACAAGGACGCTTTGAGATTATAACTTTCCTGTGCAAGGGAAATAAATCAATCTGATCATTTCATCTTATCGCCTATTTGGAGAGCATGTTGTCTCTCCGCCCTCTCCGCCTCCTGGCAGCGCTCGCGTTGAGCGGCACCGTCGGTGCGGAACCCTACAACACCTTCGACGGGCCCGGGTTCCCCGCCTGTCACGACGTGGCGGCGGTCCACGACGCGAGGAGCGTGGACGAGATCCAGTCCA belongs to Colletotrichum higginsianum IMI 349063 chromosome 5, whole genome shotgun sequence and includes:
- a CDS encoding Isopropanol dehydrogenase, which produces MPYIPFTQWAAVLEQHGKPPVIVEDRPIPEAVPGSIVVKVLATPVSRYARTAIDGTIPAPLLDTPFVPCPRALGYVYKAGSGTTSFREGDLVHVEPAVMARDDPNVFIMQGHVKGLPSDKTDRLAKGEFRDGALQQYQRVPLENVYHIDETLIRKLGVDLINLVSISAFSPAAGAIFESANLKVCDTIIIGPSGGSFGGSAVELALAVGASVVALGRNAELLQATEQSLNTVLMTGDVETDAAAIPVATPGGGGADIFNDWSPGGVTVAPFPPSAIRALKRGGRIVISGGAYGFLEVPYISMVFNKLSVEGSFMYNRESMIRLIHMIESGQLDIGTGSGTRVRKFGIDEVDKAIVATEKTTRWRSHTVVTPNLIDS
- a CDS encoding Oxidoreductase family protein, which produces MSSNISCPDASTLPTFDDLSGLPRNVSVGFVPVGRNGSHEAMSSCCSPEAVNVASDCYYWCELPTDGLNGFASCLVRRGMAKGIVGVHASSAASSTTGRNLTGLILWALFVTSALRL